From the genome of Virgibacillus siamensis, one region includes:
- a CDS encoding YrrS family protein — protein sequence MKSRHSMRKKQRNKNIVINSLIAIVFALILIIGGNLLFNGSKTADEGDSNSKDNNIETNDDKDENADQKQETGNKDPDQQAKEQKSKQNEDEPNKQGSSDDNKTEQDKQNTDKKEKNAKKDKNKTEQGETGKPIGTSQSGPHTSSYDKGTVDWNEKVKAIQTATGLDDGMTIWRMENGGGPQKSIGKVSPNGVSDWMYIVQLQWVNQKGWKVTSVNKQSR from the coding sequence ATGAAATCAAGACATTCCATGCGCAAGAAGCAGCGAAATAAAAATATTGTAATTAATTCCCTTATTGCCATAGTCTTTGCGCTTATATTAATTATTGGGGGAAACTTGTTATTTAATGGCAGCAAAACAGCGGATGAAGGGGATTCTAATAGCAAGGACAATAACATTGAAACCAATGATGATAAAGACGAAAATGCTGATCAAAAGCAAGAAACAGGAAATAAAGATCCTGATCAGCAAGCAAAGGAACAGAAAAGCAAGCAGAATGAGGATGAACCCAACAAACAAGGGTCATCCGATGATAATAAAACAGAGCAGGATAAGCAAAATACAGATAAAAAAGAAAAAAACGCCAAAAAGGACAAAAATAAAACTGAACAAGGCGAAACTGGCAAGCCCATTGGCACTTCCCAAAGCGGCCCGCATACTTCCAGCTATGATAAAGGCACAGTTGACTGGAATGAAAAAGTCAAAGCCATTCAAACTGCAACTGGACTGGATGACGGCATGACCATTTGGCGAATGGAAAATGGCGGTGGGCCACAAAAGTCCATCGGGAAGGTTAGTCCAAATGGTGTATCAGACTGGATGTATATCGTGCAGCTGCAATGGGTTAACCAAAAAGGCTGGAAAGTGACAAGTGTAAATAAACAAAGCCGATAA
- a CDS encoding GntR family transcriptional regulator → MAKRLDHGSFVPLYHQLKEILKEKIESGEWSPGEKIPSENEFRNDYEISRNTVKKALDDLVQEGFLRRIKGKGTFVSKPKFEQSLTGFYSFSKVMEKRGMKPKDLIISIETTRAKRSIAKQLQIGEEEEVIALRRLRKANDEPIILETSYIPKKLIPGLSREQLENYSLYDLMEKEFGIIVTKAKEIFEPVLIRDYESKYLEVQEGYPALLLDRTARNKEGLPVEFCRSIVRGDRCRFYTELM, encoded by the coding sequence ATGGCGAAAAGATTAGACCATGGCAGTTTTGTGCCTTTATATCATCAATTAAAGGAAATTTTGAAAGAAAAGATAGAGTCGGGTGAATGGTCCCCCGGTGAAAAAATTCCATCTGAAAATGAATTCCGAAATGATTATGAAATCAGCAGGAATACGGTGAAAAAGGCTTTGGATGATCTTGTTCAGGAGGGGTTCCTCAGACGGATAAAGGGGAAAGGAACTTTCGTTTCAAAGCCGAAATTCGAACAATCCCTTACCGGTTTTTATAGTTTCAGTAAGGTTATGGAAAAAAGAGGCATGAAACCGAAAGATCTGATTATTAGTATAGAAACGACAAGGGCTAAAAGGAGTATTGCGAAACAGCTGCAAATCGGGGAAGAAGAGGAAGTTATTGCATTAAGGCGTTTACGTAAGGCGAATGATGAGCCGATTATCCTTGAAACTTCTTATATTCCGAAAAAACTTATTCCAGGGCTATCACGAGAACAGTTGGAAAACTATTCACTCTATGATTTGATGGAGAAAGAATTCGGTATTATTGTCACAAAGGCAAAAGAGATATTTGAGCCTGTACTTATCCGGGATTATGAGAGTAAGTACCTGGAAGTACAAGAGGGATATCCGGCTCTGTTGCTGGACCGGACTGCCCGCAATAAGGAAGGTCTGCCCGTTGAATTTTGCCGCTCCATTGTACGGGGGGATCGTTGCAGGTTTTACACGGAATTAATGTGA
- a CDS encoding aryl-sulfate sulfotransferase: MKKTVIAFVIVLVAVAGVLWFVMYNDGNDVTERVEDDFSTEGAAYKYPPKPTNTVIKKQKKMEQKMLQESEGSTLSDPYVKLDPYNRAPLAALIMFETKEKSTVTFKVKSKHGDADITKTMNHLKTEHQLPVLGLYPNYKNKVVIKAKTVSGKTKKKTVHIKTGKLPKYLPDITIKTVKRDLIDMPENSLTFAIPSTKYPYAFDLNGDIRWYSSTYNSHVFKQLENGNYLYLGKDSNSGDAYNRLREMNLMGRIYNAFKISQKPAHSEAKGLEKTLIHHDASELPNGNFILTVNDDDGTYIEDTMIEIDRQTGEVVKRFDLKKLFPEGVYENYTNDNEDNAIDWFHQNAVVYDESDSSLVISGRNQDAVMKIDYETGEIIWILAPPEDWKDKYDAYLVEGKGKNFKFPAGQHDPTIMPDFDNNPDTIDLLIYDNNIVKTRGNDELSGKYSAGTHYRINEKTMEAKIIWTYGKERGETLFTEIIGSAKYLEKSGNRLIDFGFVNDGKRSHIVEVTEDENPKVVFEAIATDFPTGAWVYRAQRHTLYSGSWVERYQF, translated from the coding sequence TTGAAAAAGACAGTAATCGCTTTCGTAATTGTATTAGTAGCAGTGGCCGGTGTATTATGGTTTGTTATGTATAATGACGGTAATGATGTAACGGAAAGGGTTGAAGATGATTTTTCAACTGAAGGTGCTGCATACAAATACCCTCCGAAGCCAACCAATACAGTGATTAAAAAGCAGAAAAAAATGGAGCAGAAAATGCTTCAGGAAAGTGAAGGAAGTACGTTATCTGATCCCTATGTCAAGCTTGACCCATATAACAGGGCTCCGCTTGCAGCACTGATTATGTTTGAAACAAAAGAGAAATCAACCGTCACGTTTAAGGTAAAAAGTAAACATGGTGATGCAGACATAACCAAGACAATGAACCATTTAAAAACGGAGCATCAGCTTCCTGTACTTGGACTTTATCCGAATTATAAGAACAAAGTTGTGATCAAAGCAAAAACTGTATCCGGCAAGACAAAGAAAAAAACCGTTCATATCAAAACCGGAAAGCTACCAAAATATTTGCCGGATATCACGATTAAAACCGTCAAAAGAGACTTGATTGATATGCCTGAGAATAGTTTAACTTTTGCAATACCAAGTACAAAATATCCGTATGCATTCGATTTGAATGGAGATATTCGATGGTACAGTTCAACATATAACAGTCATGTGTTCAAGCAGCTCGAAAATGGAAACTACCTTTATCTTGGGAAGGACTCCAACAGCGGGGATGCTTATAACCGCCTTCGCGAAATGAATCTAATGGGTAGAATATACAATGCATTTAAAATCAGTCAAAAACCTGCACATTCCGAAGCAAAGGGCTTGGAAAAAACATTGATCCATCACGATGCCTCCGAACTTCCGAATGGCAACTTCATTCTGACGGTGAATGATGATGATGGAACGTATATTGAAGACACCATGATTGAAATCGACCGGCAAACCGGTGAAGTTGTGAAACGGTTTGATTTGAAAAAGTTGTTTCCGGAAGGGGTTTATGAAAATTACACAAATGACAATGAAGATAATGCAATCGACTGGTTCCATCAGAATGCAGTGGTTTATGACGAGAGTGACAGCAGCCTTGTAATCTCGGGGCGGAACCAAGATGCAGTGATGAAAATCGATTACGAGACAGGAGAAATTATCTGGATACTCGCACCTCCTGAGGATTGGAAGGACAAGTATGATGCGTATCTGGTTGAGGGGAAAGGGAAAAACTTTAAGTTTCCGGCCGGACAGCACGATCCAACGATTATGCCGGATTTCGACAATAACCCTGACACCATTGATCTTTTAATTTATGATAACAATATAGTCAAGACACGCGGAAATGATGAACTTTCCGGGAAATACAGTGCAGGAACACATTATCGTATTAACGAAAAAACGATGGAAGCGAAAATTATCTGGACATACGGCAAGGAACGCGGAGAAACGTTATTCACAGAAATCATCGGCAGCGCCAAATATCTTGAGAAAAGCGGAAACCGGTTGATCGACTTCGGTTTTGTCAATGACGGAAAGCGCAGTCACATAGTCGAAGTGACAGAAGATGAAAACCCAAAAGTTGTATTTGAAGCAATTGCCACCGATTTTCCAACAGGTGCATGGGTATATCGGGCACAGCGTCACACCTTATACTCAGGATCATGGGTAGAGCGATATCAATTCTGA
- the rbsB gene encoding ribose ABC transporter substrate-binding protein RbsB, which produces MVTWLKRIGVLAVLVLLVSACSLQKPGSSDSEESKGSEGGSDDTIKVGLSVSTLNNPFFVTLRDGAQKAAEEAGMELVVTNAQNDASKQLSGVEDLMQQDIDVLLINPTDSEAVTSAIEIANNNDVPVITVDRSADGGEVVTHIASDNVAGGEMAGKFIAKKLGNSGKIVELEGVPGASATRERGKGFHNIVDSKDGLKIIASQSANFDRTEGLNVMENIIQSTKQIDAVFAHNDEMALGAVQALEAEGMEDVIVVGFDGTDDGRKAVKDGRMDATIAQQPTLIGEKAIDAAKKVANGKSVEEFIPVELEMIK; this is translated from the coding sequence ATGGTTACATGGTTGAAACGAATTGGTGTATTGGCAGTTTTAGTGTTATTGGTTAGTGCATGTTCTTTGCAAAAGCCGGGATCATCGGACAGTGAGGAATCAAAGGGATCAGAAGGAGGTTCCGATGATACGATTAAAGTGGGTCTTTCCGTTTCAACACTTAACAATCCCTTCTTTGTAACATTACGGGATGGTGCGCAAAAAGCTGCTGAAGAGGCGGGCATGGAGTTGGTTGTGACAAATGCACAAAATGATGCCTCTAAACAATTAAGTGGTGTGGAAGATTTAATGCAACAGGATATTGATGTATTATTAATCAATCCGACCGATTCAGAAGCAGTTACTTCGGCAATAGAAATTGCAAACAATAATGATGTTCCAGTGATCACTGTTGACCGAAGTGCCGATGGAGGAGAAGTCGTAACACACATCGCTTCCGACAACGTTGCAGGGGGCGAAATGGCCGGTAAATTTATTGCGAAAAAGCTGGGGAACAGTGGTAAAATCGTCGAACTGGAAGGAGTCCCTGGTGCATCCGCCACAAGAGAACGTGGAAAAGGATTTCATAATATCGTGGACAGCAAGGATGGTCTGAAAATCATTGCCAGCCAGTCCGCAAATTTTGACCGAACAGAAGGATTAAATGTAATGGAAAATATAATCCAAAGCACCAAACAAATCGATGCCGTTTTCGCACATAATGATGAAATGGCGTTGGGAGCAGTCCAAGCCCTGGAGGCAGAGGGAATGGAAGATGTAATCGTTGTTGGCTTTGATGGCACAGATGATGGAAGGAAAGCAGTTAAAGACGGCCGAATGGACGCAACCATTGCCCAGCAGCCAACACTAATTGGTGAAAAAGCAATTGATGCTGCCAAGAAAGTAGCGAACGGCAAGTCGGTTGAAGAGTTTATTCCTGTTGAGCTGGAAATGATTAAATAG
- a CDS encoding 3-hydroxyacyl-CoA dehydrogenase family protein — protein MQNITVLGAGVMGHGAAQLFAQARKNVRIRARRESSLEKAKELMTNSLKIMVDKGMLTENDMQEALSRITYTTDLHEAIRDADFVFESIPEDLEKKLDTYEIIENNVSDKTIITSNTSTFPLEELTQKAKHPERFIITHFFNPPQLVPIVEIVKVEHTDENIVKTTYNLMKEIGKSPVVLKKEITGFIVNRVQVAMLREAFNLMEQGVATAEDIDIAMKGSMGFKWGFCGPMESQDLAGLQTTKAMVGNILQDLSNTREVPSFLKEMVENDQLGIRTNQGFYKYDDNGEQAIHTRDDHFLDLLKLLQRK, from the coding sequence ATGCAAAATATCACAGTACTTGGAGCAGGCGTTATGGGGCATGGTGCGGCACAATTATTTGCCCAGGCAAGAAAAAATGTGCGTATTCGCGCAAGACGCGAGTCATCATTGGAAAAAGCAAAAGAGCTCATGACGAATAGTTTGAAAATTATGGTTGATAAAGGAATGTTGACTGAAAATGATATGCAGGAAGCGTTGTCCCGTATAACATATACAACAGATTTGCACGAAGCGATACGGGATGCTGACTTTGTTTTTGAATCAATTCCGGAAGATCTTGAAAAAAAACTAGATACGTACGAAATTATTGAAAACAATGTCTCCGATAAAACAATTATTACGTCCAACACCTCCACTTTTCCATTAGAGGAATTAACGCAAAAGGCGAAACACCCTGAGAGATTTATCATTACGCACTTCTTTAACCCGCCACAGCTTGTTCCGATTGTGGAAATTGTAAAAGTTGAACATACAGATGAGAACATTGTTAAAACGACGTACAACTTAATGAAGGAAATCGGCAAGTCACCGGTTGTTCTTAAAAAAGAGATTACAGGTTTTATCGTCAACCGTGTCCAAGTAGCAATGCTTCGTGAGGCGTTCAACTTAATGGAACAGGGGGTAGCAACCGCAGAGGATATCGATATCGCCATGAAAGGAAGCATGGGCTTCAAATGGGGTTTTTGCGGACCGATGGAAAGCCAGGATCTGGCAGGCCTGCAAACAACAAAGGCAATGGTTGGAAACATCTTGCAGGATCTGTCAAATACAAGAGAAGTACCTTCCTTTTTAAAGGAAATGGTGGAAAACGACCAGCTAGGCATTCGAACGAACCAAGGATTCTACAAATATGATGATAACGGTGAGCAAGCCATCCATACACGGGATGATCATTTTCTGGATCTTTTGAAATTGTTGCAGCGGAAGTAA
- a CDS encoding NPCBM/NEW2 domain-containing protein — protein MKSYLKNFPFVITILAASVLLLAMGVFSASVDAETDKNTTVIGNVTDITSDGSLYTITADDAKVRVNFYKSDMFRIRMAPDGNFKDPTDGKITVKKDYPSIQPSESDAGKYYKISTDDVVLRVYKDPLRFALYEADNKTIIWEEAKGLTWTDKKTVQTLKRGEQEQYFGGGMQNGRFTHRGDTIDISVSYDWNDGGNPNAAPFYMSTAGYGVLRNTFEPGQYSFKEPVKTTHNEKRFDAFYFYGPGLKQILDGYTELTGRPFMPPIYGLELGDADCYNEEGETTMDAVNIAEGYIEHDMPVGWMLVNDGYGCGYENLKQVGNELRNHGVELGLWTENGLPDQKWEVGEAGVRVRKLDVAWVGKGYEFALNACETAYNGIENNSNARGFVWMVEGWAGAQRCGTMWTGDQYGSWDNIRFTIPTIAGSGLSGQAFASSDIDGIFGGSAETYVRDLQWKAFIPMSIAMSGWASKDKQPWVYGEPYTSINRKYLKLHERLLPYTYTYAAEAHRDGTPPVRSLVLEYPNDPKTWGESVKYEFLSGESFLVAPVYKDTDVRNNIYLPEGLWIDYWNGDVYEGKQTVNNYPASLGKLPLFVKAGAIIPMWAPNTDDYHEAMQRPLTLDIYPKGDSSFTLYMDEGVTTEYKQGEFAEQTFDVSAPEKTNGTIKITVGAYEGEFDNMPEDRGYQFTVHSDKKPGNVFRSNKKLRQFNTKEAYQRASEGWYYDNDKQGGIVYVKTEPVPTSESLTITMHGASAVGGKDDIPAVSAELQAPDKLMPGEASELTVEFTNNTDYTLNGINYTLDLPEGWETEKKKDFKKVPKGGQAAAVFDVKVPEDTQPDDYAISVKADYKLRGEEWSISDTKMVETLLSNGVWVSDLDWTDVTNGWGQLQIDSSNGGKPLTLDGVTYDKGLGAHALSEITYDLNRLTNKSSRFVADIGVDDEIPDYGSVVFQVFGDGQKLYDSGVMTGTSDTKHVDVSIESVDTLKLVVKTAGDGKTGDHADWAGAKILFE, from the coding sequence TTGAAATCCTATTTGAAAAATTTCCCTTTTGTCATCACAATTCTTGCTGCGTCAGTATTGTTATTGGCTATGGGCGTTTTTTCCGCTTCCGTTGATGCTGAAACTGATAAGAACACGACAGTTATTGGAAACGTTACTGATATTACTTCGGACGGCAGCTTATACACAATCACTGCGGATGACGCCAAGGTGAGAGTGAACTTTTATAAAAGTGATATGTTCCGAATCAGGATGGCCCCGGATGGAAATTTTAAGGATCCTACAGATGGTAAAATTACCGTGAAAAAGGACTATCCTTCTATCCAGCCAAGTGAATCTGATGCAGGCAAATATTACAAAATATCCACCGATGACGTCGTATTGCGTGTTTATAAGGATCCTTTACGATTTGCATTATATGAAGCCGACAATAAAACAATTATCTGGGAGGAAGCTAAAGGGCTGACCTGGACAGATAAGAAAACTGTTCAGACACTCAAGCGTGGTGAACAGGAACAATATTTTGGAGGCGGTATGCAAAATGGACGTTTTACACATCGTGGAGACACCATTGATATTTCGGTATCCTATGATTGGAATGACGGAGGAAATCCAAACGCAGCACCATTTTATATGAGTACGGCAGGTTATGGTGTGTTACGCAATACATTTGAACCGGGTCAGTATTCGTTTAAAGAACCTGTGAAAACAACGCATAATGAGAAACGATTTGACGCTTTTTATTTTTATGGTCCGGGACTTAAACAAATTTTGGATGGTTACACAGAGTTGACAGGTCGTCCTTTTATGCCGCCTATTTACGGGCTGGAGCTCGGTGATGCGGATTGCTACAACGAAGAAGGCGAAACAACAATGGATGCAGTCAACATAGCGGAAGGCTACATTGAACATGACATGCCTGTTGGCTGGATGCTTGTAAATGACGGCTACGGCTGCGGATACGAAAATCTGAAACAAGTGGGGAACGAACTGAGAAATCATGGCGTTGAGCTTGGCCTGTGGACCGAGAATGGTTTACCTGATCAGAAGTGGGAAGTGGGTGAAGCTGGTGTCCGTGTTCGTAAACTTGATGTGGCATGGGTCGGAAAAGGTTACGAATTTGCTTTAAATGCCTGCGAAACGGCTTATAACGGGATTGAGAACAACAGCAATGCCAGAGGATTTGTCTGGATGGTTGAGGGCTGGGCAGGTGCTCAGCGATGCGGTACCATGTGGACCGGCGACCAATATGGCTCATGGGATAACATACGTTTCACGATACCGACCATTGCCGGTTCAGGGTTATCCGGACAGGCATTTGCCTCCAGCGATATTGACGGCATTTTCGGAGGCAGCGCTGAAACGTATGTCCGCGACTTGCAATGGAAAGCATTTATTCCAATGTCAATCGCTATGTCCGGCTGGGCATCAAAGGACAAGCAGCCATGGGTATATGGGGAACCGTATACATCGATTAACCGAAAATATCTGAAGCTGCATGAGCGGTTATTGCCTTATACGTACACATATGCCGCCGAGGCGCACCGTGATGGAACTCCGCCTGTAAGGTCACTGGTTCTGGAATATCCAAATGATCCTAAGACGTGGGGGGAATCAGTCAAATATGAGTTCCTGTCAGGGGAATCATTCCTGGTGGCACCAGTTTATAAAGATACTGATGTGCGTAATAATATTTATCTTCCAGAAGGTCTTTGGATTGATTATTGGAATGGTGACGTTTATGAAGGCAAGCAGACAGTTAATAATTATCCCGCTTCACTCGGTAAATTGCCGCTGTTTGTAAAAGCCGGCGCGATTATCCCGATGTGGGCACCAAACACGGATGATTACCACGAAGCGATGCAGCGTCCATTAACTTTGGATATCTATCCAAAAGGTGATTCGAGCTTTACTTTGTATATGGATGAAGGTGTGACGACTGAATACAAGCAGGGTGAGTTTGCAGAACAAACGTTTGATGTTTCTGCCCCTGAAAAAACAAATGGAACGATTAAAATAACGGTGGGAGCGTATGAAGGTGAATTTGATAACATGCCGGAAGATAGAGGTTATCAGTTTACTGTACATTCCGATAAAAAACCCGGAAATGTATTCAGAAGTAATAAAAAGCTGAGACAGTTTAATACAAAGGAAGCATATCAGAGGGCTTCTGAAGGCTGGTATTATGATAATGATAAGCAAGGTGGTATCGTCTATGTCAAAACTGAACCTGTACCGACCAGTGAATCATTAACGATCACGATGCATGGCGCAAGCGCTGTTGGTGGAAAAGATGACATACCTGCCGTGTCGGCTGAGCTTCAGGCGCCGGACAAACTCATGCCTGGTGAAGCTTCCGAACTAACGGTGGAATTTACGAATAATACGGATTATACGTTGAATGGAATCAATTATACACTGGATTTACCAGAAGGATGGGAAACCGAGAAGAAAAAAGACTTCAAGAAAGTTCCCAAAGGAGGCCAAGCAGCTGCCGTATTTGACGTAAAAGTCCCAGAAGACACTCAACCTGATGACTATGCGATTAGCGTTAAGGCTGATTATAAATTACGTGGAGAAGAATGGTCTATTTCAGACACAAAAATGGTCGAAACCCTTTTGTCAAATGGCGTGTGGGTAAGTGATCTGGACTGGACCGATGTAACGAACGGATGGGGACAGTTGCAGATTGACAGTAGTAATGGAGGCAAGCCCCTGACGCTTGACGGCGTGACGTATGACAAAGGGCTCGGCGCCCACGCATTGTCCGAGATTACCTATGATTTGAATCGTTTAACAAATAAAAGCTCCAGATTTGTTGCGGATATAGGGGTTGATGATGAAATTCCGGACTATGGAAGTGTCGTTTTCCAGGTGTTTGGAGACGGTCAGAAGCTGTATGACAGCGGAGTGATGACTGGAACTTCGGATACGAAACATGTTGATGTAAGTATTGAAAGTGTGGACACATTGAAGCTTGTTGTAAAAACCGCCGGAGACGGTAAAACAGGTGATCACGCCGATTGGGCAGGTGCTAAGATATTATTTGAATGA
- a CDS encoding Cof-type HAD-IIB family hydrolase: protein MSVRAIFIDMDGTLLNASKRISDRNLKAINRLTNRGIKVFLATGRHYEVTAPFHKEIGLRTPMICLNGAAIYEALTGSVMQMRTVQLDDEKFHRLTAENSNVTIHTANGLYCKEITEEIEYWTKVGKIAPSYIGDLRQANYQDVFKYSVKTGGSCPDLSAMFHKEAEVINWKDGFELVAPNVSKWFGIKSLLRAFQINPSEVAAIGDGPNDIKMLQRAGVGAAMANASDEVKAAADIVTGHHEHDGLAEFIESYLIQSYDKANVI from the coding sequence TTGAGTGTTCGTGCGATATTTATTGATATGGATGGTACGCTGTTAAATGCATCGAAACGTATTTCCGATCGGAATTTGAAAGCTATAAATAGGCTGACTAACCGTGGGATCAAGGTTTTTCTGGCTACCGGTCGGCACTACGAAGTAACCGCTCCATTCCATAAAGAAATTGGTTTGCGAACTCCGATGATTTGTTTGAATGGTGCCGCTATTTATGAGGCATTAACAGGAAGCGTGATGCAAATGCGAACTGTTCAATTAGATGATGAAAAATTTCACCGATTAACTGCTGAAAATTCTAATGTTACGATCCATACAGCGAATGGGCTGTATTGTAAGGAAATAACCGAAGAAATCGAATACTGGACGAAAGTTGGGAAAATAGCGCCGAGCTATATCGGCGATTTAAGACAGGCAAATTATCAGGATGTTTTCAAATACAGTGTAAAAACCGGTGGGTCATGTCCTGATTTATCGGCTATGTTTCATAAAGAAGCAGAAGTCATCAATTGGAAGGACGGGTTTGAGCTGGTGGCACCGAATGTTTCGAAATGGTTCGGTATAAAAAGCCTGCTGCGCGCATTTCAAATTAATCCAAGTGAAGTCGCAGCTATTGGGGACGGACCAAATGATATAAAAATGCTGCAACGTGCCGGAGTTGGTGCAGCAATGGCGAATGCCAGCGATGAAGTCAAAGCAGCGGCTGATATTGTTACAGGGCATCATGAACATGATGGGTTAGCCGAGTTTATCGAAAGCTACCTGATTCAATCATATGATAAGGCCAATGTGATTTAA
- a CDS encoding ABC transporter permease subunit, giving the protein MKTKFFNDFSKFGPLIGLILMMIVLSFLSDNFLTLDNIFNLLRQISINALIAFGMTFVILTAGIDLSVGSLLALGSALTAGMLTSGMDPMLAVLLGLLIGLGLGAINGLIITKGKVAPFIATLATMTIFRGATLVYTDGRPITGLSDSFAFQMIGGGYVFGIPFPVILMVIIFLVLMFILQKTVFGRQVYAIGGNEEASILSGIKADRVKIWVYALTGMLSVLAGIILTSRLNSAQPTAGMMYELDAIAAVVIGGTSLMGGRGRIFGTLVGALIIGVIDNGLNLMNVSSFYQQIVKGGVILLAVLLDRKSN; this is encoded by the coding sequence GTGAAGACGAAATTTTTTAATGACTTTTCAAAATTTGGTCCTTTAATCGGTTTAATTCTGATGATGATTGTGCTTAGTTTTCTGAGTGATAATTTCTTAACGTTAGATAATATTTTCAACTTGCTCAGACAAATTTCAATTAATGCGCTGATTGCTTTCGGTATGACGTTCGTTATTCTGACTGCCGGAATTGATCTGTCTGTCGGATCACTTCTGGCTTTGGGAAGCGCATTGACAGCCGGAATGCTTACCAGTGGAATGGATCCCATGCTGGCAGTATTACTGGGACTGCTGATCGGGCTTGGCCTTGGGGCAATTAACGGACTCATCATTACAAAAGGAAAAGTAGCTCCATTTATTGCAACCTTGGCAACGATGACTATATTTCGGGGAGCAACACTCGTTTATACGGACGGGCGGCCAATAACAGGTTTGTCTGACAGCTTTGCATTTCAGATGATTGGCGGCGGGTATGTATTCGGTATTCCGTTTCCGGTGATTCTGATGGTCATTATCTTTCTGGTTTTAATGTTTATTTTGCAGAAAACAGTGTTTGGTCGCCAGGTTTATGCAATCGGCGGTAATGAGGAAGCTTCTATTTTATCCGGTATTAAAGCGGATCGGGTAAAAATATGGGTTTATGCATTGACTGGTATGTTATCCGTTTTGGCAGGGATCATTTTGACAAGCCGGTTAAACTCTGCCCAACCGACTGCCGGAATGATGTACGAGTTGGATGCCATCGCTGCCGTTGTGATCGGTGGTACAAGCCTGATGGGCGGTCGCGGAAGGATTTTTGGAACACTTGTAGGTGCATTAATAATTGGAGTTATTGATAACGGCCTTAATTTGATGAATGTCTCATCTTTTTATCAGCAAATTGTTAAAGGCGGCGTTATTTTACTTGCAGTGTTATTAGACAGGAAATCCAACTAA